The proteins below are encoded in one region of Methanobacterium sp.:
- a CDS encoding ferritin family protein has product MLSKIPIDINKIKQEDLDREILRVSIIAELDAVNLYEEMANMTDNADLKAILLDIAREEKTHVGEFQTMLLMLDPEQVEELEKGREEVEELTGKK; this is encoded by the coding sequence ATGCTTTCCAAAATACCTATAGATATTAATAAAATAAAACAGGAAGATCTGGACCGGGAAATTCTACGTGTATCTATAATAGCTGAATTAGATGCTGTAAACCTTTATGAAGAAATGGCAAACATGACAGACAACGCTGATCTAAAAGCGATTCTTTTAGATATAGCCCGGGAAGAAAAAACTCATGTAGGAGAATTTCAGACCATGCTACTCATGTTAGACCCCGAACAGGTGGAAGAATTGGAAAAAGGTAGGGAAGAAGTAGAAGAACTAACTGGAAAGAAATAA
- a CDS encoding fumarylacetoacetate hydrolase family protein produces the protein MKVIQFIADGKEKTGLLEDKNIIELSCSILKAINSSSIQKFKKSHVYLLEDIKVKPPVSPSKVVCVGLNYRDHATELNMELPDEPIIFIKPPTSVIGHLNDIIYPNTSSHVDFEAELGAIISKEAKNVKSGDAADFIGGYTALNDVTARDLQQKDGQWTRAKSFDTFCPIGPCIETDLDPTNQNISLKLNGEIKQKSNTKNMIFNVYELVEFISNIMTLKPGDVIATGTPPGVGPMNIGDTVEVEIEGIGVLRNFVKK, from the coding sequence ATGAAAGTTATACAATTTATAGCTGATGGAAAAGAAAAAACTGGATTATTAGAAGATAAAAACATAATAGAACTGTCATGTTCGATCCTTAAAGCAATTAACTCATCTTCTATCCAAAAATTTAAAAAAAGCCATGTTTACCTTTTAGAGGATATTAAAGTAAAACCTCCAGTTTCGCCTTCAAAAGTGGTGTGCGTAGGCTTAAATTACAGAGATCACGCCACAGAACTCAACATGGAACTTCCAGATGAACCCATAATCTTTATAAAACCTCCAACATCTGTAATTGGCCATTTAAATGACATAATTTATCCAAATACAAGTAGTCATGTTGATTTTGAAGCCGAACTTGGCGCCATTATTTCTAAAGAAGCAAAAAATGTAAAATCAGGAGATGCCGCAGATTTTATAGGAGGATATACTGCTTTAAATGATGTAACAGCAAGAGATTTACAACAAAAAGACGGCCAGTGGACACGAGCAAAGAGTTTTGACACATTCTGCCCAATTGGACCCTGTATTGAAACTGATTTAGATCCAACGAATCAGAACATATCACTCAAACTCAATGGAGAAATAAAACAAAAATCAAATACAAAAAATATGATATTCAATGTTTATGAACTTGTTGAATTTATATCAAACATAATGACTCTTAAACCTGGTGATGTAATAGCGACGGGAACTCCTCCAGGTGTTGGACCGATGAACATTGGAGATACTGTTGAAGTTGAGATTGAAGGGATTGGAGTGCTCAGGAATTTTGTTAAAAAATAA
- the hisG gene encoding ATP phosphoribosyltransferase yields the protein MQLKIALPSKGRISDPAVKLLEKAGIGIKDTANRKLFSKTLDEEISVMFTRAADIPEFVADGAADLGMTGLDLIEEKDADVEILEDLNFGRAKLVLAVPEDSRIYNILDIDHGAVVATEFPHLTEKYFKDKGLDVKIVELSGSTEIAPFIGVADIITDLTSTGTTLKMNHLKIIDTILKSSIKLIANKNSFKEKNEKIEAVRTGIRGVLDAEGKKLVMMNVDKEFLEDVKKAMPGLTGPTVSQVLSDEDIVAVHAVVDEHEVFNIVNKLKKVGARDILVVPIERII from the coding sequence ATGCAACTTAAAATTGCCCTTCCCTCCAAAGGAAGGATAAGTGACCCTGCAGTTAAGCTTTTAGAAAAAGCAGGGATAGGTATTAAAGATACGGCAAATAGAAAGCTTTTTTCAAAGACTCTGGATGAAGAAATAAGTGTGATGTTTACAAGGGCTGCAGATATCCCTGAATTTGTTGCTGATGGGGCAGCGGATCTTGGAATGACCGGCCTTGACCTGATTGAAGAAAAGGATGCAGATGTTGAAATATTAGAAGATCTTAACTTTGGAAGGGCAAAACTGGTTTTAGCTGTCCCTGAAGATTCCAGAATATACAATATTTTAGATATCGACCACGGAGCAGTTGTAGCTACAGAATTCCCTCATTTAACAGAAAAATACTTTAAAGACAAAGGATTGGATGTTAAAATAGTTGAATTAAGCGGATCAACTGAAATTGCACCATTTATCGGTGTTGCAGACATAATCACTGACCTTACAAGCACTGGCACCACCTTAAAAATGAACCACCTTAAAATCATAGATACCATTTTAAAAAGTTCTATAAAGCTAATTGCAAATAAAAACAGTTTTAAAGAGAAAAATGAGAAGATTGAAGCTGTAAGAACCGGTATCCGGGGAGTTCTTGATGCAGAGGGCAAAAAGCTGGTGATGATGAACGTGGACAAGGAATTTCTGGAAGATGTTAAAAAAGCAATGCCCGGACTTACAGGACCCACAGTCTCTCAGGTCTTATCAGATGAAGACATCGTGGCAGTTCATGCAGTTGTGGATGAGCATGAAGTGTTTAATATTGTAAACAAGCTTAAAAAAGTAGGTGCAAGAGATATACTGGTTGTCCCCATTGAAAGAATTATCTAA
- a CDS encoding amidohydrolase family protein — METRSILIDNVTILGSAIKKGSVVVENDKIIEITDKTGIYKADEVINGEKKVLMPGLVNTHTHLSMSLLRGLADDLPLDAWLNDHIWPVEASLKGEYCYAGALLACIEMIKSGTTTFNDMYFFMDDVAKAVDKAGLRGMLSHGMIDLGDEEKRRTEFKETLRIIEKCHDTADGRIKAAFGPHAPYTCSEELLRGVREKADKMGLKIHIHVSETEFEVQQVTEAHGSRPFEYLDEIGFLGDDVIAAHAVWLSDKEIEVIKNNEVNLSHNPASNMKLASGISPVSKLIDVGVNVSLGTDGAASNNNMDMIEEMKIAALLQKIDTMDSTVLPAQKVFEMATTCGAKALGLQDEIGTIETGKKADMIILDMNTAHLSPFRHPVSHLVYAANGSDVDTVICNGEILMQNRELKVLDEASVIKLAEKAVEELLSKS, encoded by the coding sequence ATGGAGACAAGAAGCATTTTAATTGATAACGTCACAATTTTAGGTAGTGCTATAAAAAAAGGCTCTGTTGTGGTGGAAAATGATAAAATCATTGAAATAACAGATAAAACTGGTATTTATAAGGCAGATGAAGTTATTAATGGTGAAAAGAAGGTTTTAATGCCTGGACTTGTAAATACACATACTCACCTATCTATGAGTCTTCTGCGGGGACTTGCAGATGATTTACCTCTTGACGCATGGTTAAATGATCATATCTGGCCAGTTGAGGCCAGTTTAAAAGGAGAATACTGCTATGCAGGAGCTCTGCTTGCCTGTATTGAGATGATAAAGTCTGGAACCACCACATTTAACGATATGTACTTTTTTATGGACGATGTGGCAAAGGCAGTTGATAAAGCTGGTTTAAGGGGAATGCTCTCTCATGGAATGATTGATCTGGGCGATGAAGAGAAGCGAAGGACTGAATTTAAGGAAACACTGCGAATAATTGAAAAATGCCACGACACTGCAGATGGCAGAATTAAGGCTGCATTTGGGCCGCATGCACCATACACATGTTCTGAAGAACTTTTAAGAGGGGTTAGAGAAAAAGCAGATAAAATGGGTCTTAAAATTCATATACATGTCAGTGAAACGGAATTTGAAGTTCAGCAGGTCACTGAAGCTCATGGATCAAGGCCTTTTGAATACCTGGATGAAATAGGGTTTTTAGGTGATGATGTGATAGCAGCTCATGCAGTCTGGCTTTCAGATAAAGAAATAGAAGTTATTAAAAATAATGAAGTTAATTTATCTCATAATCCTGCAAGTAATATGAAATTAGCGTCAGGGATATCTCCTGTTTCTAAATTAATTGATGTTGGTGTGAATGTGTCGCTTGGAACTGATGGTGCGGCATCAAATAACAATATGGACATGATTGAAGAGATGAAAATTGCAGCACTGCTTCAAAAAATTGATACTATGGATTCAACAGTACTTCCAGCTCAAAAAGTCTTTGAAATGGCCACAACATGTGGTGCAAAAGCATTAGGGCTTCAAGATGAGATAGGAACAATAGAAACTGGAAAAAAAGCAGATATGATTATTTTAGATATGAATACTGCTCATTTATCTCCATTCAGGCACCCGGTGTCGCATCTTGTGTATGCAGCTAACGGCAGCGACGTTGATACGGTGATATGTAATGGAGAAATATTAATGCAAAACAGGGAACTAAAAGTACTGGATGAAGCTTCAGTAATTAAATTAGCTGAAAAAGCAGTAGAAGAACTCTTATCAAAAAGTTAA
- a CDS encoding HAD family hydrolase produces the protein MDKLVLFDIDRTLIDRSGCHHNAFSYAFKKVYRVDADIRIINYGGMTDPAIAIEVLKKTGLKKDIIYSKLPECMDTIVDYFLKNLKRDRIHILPGVNDLLELLDANGILLGLVTGNLEPIAWGKLESIHINHYFKFGGFGSDSINRTELVKAAIKKAQSSYNFNGTTFVIGDTPRDIKAGFEADAKTIAVATGTYSMDELKEYNPDFLFDDLRKTKSVLNVVMK, from the coding sequence ATGGATAAATTAGTCTTATTTGATATAGATAGAACGTTAATTGACAGGTCCGGGTGCCATCATAATGCATTCTCCTATGCATTTAAAAAGGTGTACAGAGTAGATGCAGATATAAGAATTATTAATTATGGGGGAATGACCGATCCAGCTATTGCAATCGAGGTTTTAAAGAAAACAGGGCTAAAAAAAGATATTATTTATTCCAAGCTTCCCGAATGTATGGATACGATTGTAGACTACTTCCTGAAGAATCTGAAAAGGGACAGGATTCATATCTTACCTGGCGTGAATGATTTACTGGAATTATTAGATGCTAATGGAATTTTACTGGGTTTAGTCACCGGAAATTTAGAGCCCATTGCATGGGGGAAGCTTGAATCTATCCATATTAACCATTATTTTAAGTTCGGGGGTTTTGGAAGCGATAGCATAAATAGGACTGAACTGGTTAAAGCTGCCATTAAAAAAGCTCAAAGTAGCTATAATTTTAATGGAACAACATTTGTAATTGGAGACACACCCAGAGACATAAAAGCAGGATTTGAAGCAGATGCTAAGACAATTGCTGTTGCAACAGGTACCTATTCAATGGATGAACTTAAAGAATACAATCCTGATTTTCTTTTTGATGATTTGAGGAAGACAAAAAGTGTTTTGAATGTTGTAATGAAGTGA
- a CDS encoding aconitase X catalytic domain-containing protein: MYLTPQEEKMLEGEYGPSAQKSMEILVALGDIYNAERLVNITSAQISGVSYKTIGDAGLEFLEDMAKDARIMVPSTLNPAGVDLERWKELGFSEEFTKRQLKIIEAYRKMDITTTCTCTPYLVGNVPVKGDHVAWSESSAVAYVNSVIGARTNREGGPGALSAAICGKTPEYGYHLDEERKASLIVEVEDEIKGVDYGATGYLVGKAVGDGVPYFRFKNTSKTDDLKGLGAALASSGAVALYHVENLTPEYEFALEGLESTDLEKISVDRTEIDEIREKLSTTSRKPDLICLGCPHASIEEIKSIAEKIAGKQLKNELWVCTSISTKAAADRMGYTDIIEKAGGKMVCDTCMVVAPIEELGFQVIGVDSAKAANYVPSMCGLDVVFDDLPNLLDFETPETYPK; the protein is encoded by the coding sequence ATGTACCTAACACCTCAAGAAGAAAAAATGTTAGAAGGCGAATACGGGCCTTCAGCCCAAAAAAGTATGGAAATACTGGTAGCATTAGGAGATATTTATAATGCTGAAAGACTGGTTAACATAACATCTGCCCAGATATCAGGAGTTTCCTACAAAACAATAGGCGATGCAGGCCTTGAATTTTTAGAAGACATGGCTAAAGATGCCCGGATCATGGTTCCATCAACCCTGAACCCTGCAGGTGTAGATCTTGAAAGATGGAAAGAGCTTGGATTTTCAGAAGAATTCACCAAAAGGCAATTAAAAATAATTGAAGCCTACAGAAAAATGGATATAACCACCACCTGTACCTGTACCCCCTATCTTGTTGGAAACGTTCCAGTAAAAGGAGACCATGTTGCATGGTCTGAATCATCTGCTGTAGCATATGTAAATTCAGTTATAGGTGCCAGAACAAACAGAGAAGGTGGTCCTGGTGCGCTTTCAGCTGCAATCTGTGGGAAAACTCCAGAATACGGTTATCATCTCGATGAAGAGCGAAAAGCCAGTTTGATCGTGGAAGTTGAAGATGAAATTAAAGGAGTAGATTACGGTGCTACTGGTTATTTAGTTGGGAAAGCAGTGGGTGATGGTGTGCCTTATTTTAGATTTAAAAACACTTCCAAAACTGATGATCTTAAAGGTTTAGGAGCTGCACTTGCATCATCCGGCGCTGTGGCACTTTATCATGTTGAAAATTTAACTCCAGAATATGAATTTGCCCTTGAAGGACTTGAAAGCACTGATTTAGAAAAAATAAGTGTTGATAGAACAGAAATAGATGAAATCAGGGAAAAACTTTCAACAACGAGCAGAAAACCTGATTTAATATGTTTAGGTTGTCCACATGCATCCATTGAAGAAATTAAGAGCATTGCAGAAAAGATAGCTGGAAAACAGCTTAAAAATGAGTTATGGGTGTGCACATCCATTTCCACAAAAGCTGCAGCTGATAGAATGGGTTACACAGACATAATAGAAAAAGCCGGTGGAAAAATGGTATGCGACACCTGCATGGTAGTGGCCCCGATAGAAGAGCTTGGATTTCAGGTTATTGGGGTTGATTCAGCTAAAGCTGCCAATTATGTGCCCAGTATGTGTGGACTGGACGTTGTTTTTGATGATCTTCCAAATCTTCTAGATTTTGAGACCCCGGAAACATATCCTAAATAA
- a CDS encoding DHH family phosphoesterase, whose product MTQEAQRSLLNRADEACSLIKEHINKRHIVRVISHNDSDGLSAAGVMCNAISRQGGKFHVTIIPRASEEFIQKLRAEKYKIFVFLDMGSAYPDLISKLKGDAVICDHHQIPDYDDDGLQNLIHVNPHLFGMDGTRDVSASGISYISVRGMENADLSGLALVGAFGDMQCSDEIQGVNRMILNEGMQAGIIEEHEGLKITYKKEEPVYKALAYSFSPALKGISGDPEGARAFLLEHGLSYGIKFDDLSDEEKDLLKEELTKINPRIFGKIYSVPRETPQLRNIEDYSRILDACGKNKKYGTGVSICIGEREEALKEGIKLDQKYRDNLIKGIEWINKEGSVQLDNIQYIYTEDKEKKRLVGTISSIGLELEILDPNKPVIAISRMHDIIKISGRTTMPMIKKGVDLSYALGEAAKSFNGTGGGHTIAAGAVVPFKDMDNFIDIVDEIVGTQIK is encoded by the coding sequence ATGACCCAAGAAGCGCAGCGCTCCTTGTTAAATAGGGCTGATGAGGCATGCTCCCTTATAAAAGAGCATATAAATAAGAGACATATTGTGAGAGTTATCTCTCACAATGATTCTGATGGATTATCCGCCGCTGGAGTAATGTGCAATGCAATATCCAGACAGGGAGGTAAGTTCCACGTCACAATAATTCCACGTGCTTCAGAGGAATTTATTCAAAAATTAAGGGCAGAAAAATATAAAATATTTGTTTTCCTTGATATGGGGAGTGCATACCCTGATTTAATTAGCAAGCTTAAAGGGGATGCTGTTATATGTGACCATCATCAGATACCTGATTATGATGACGACGGCCTTCAAAATTTAATTCATGTTAACCCTCATCTATTTGGAATGGATGGAACTCGCGATGTAAGTGCTTCAGGAATTTCTTACATATCAGTAAGAGGAATGGAAAACGCTGATCTTTCAGGACTTGCGCTTGTAGGCGCCTTTGGAGATATGCAGTGCAGCGATGAAATACAGGGAGTTAACAGAATGATTCTTAACGAGGGGATGCAAGCAGGGATCATAGAAGAACATGAAGGCCTTAAAATAACATATAAAAAGGAAGAACCCGTATACAAGGCACTGGCATATAGCTTTAGCCCCGCCCTAAAAGGCATTTCAGGAGACCCTGAAGGAGCCAGAGCATTCCTCTTAGAACACGGATTATCCTATGGAATTAAATTTGATGATCTATCAGATGAAGAGAAAGATCTTCTTAAAGAAGAGCTTACAAAAATTAATCCCCGAATATTTGGCAAAATATACAGTGTGCCACGTGAAACACCCCAATTAAGAAATATCGAAGATTATTCCAGAATTCTTGATGCCTGCGGTAAAAATAAAAAGTATGGCACAGGCGTCAGCATCTGTATAGGTGAAAGAGAAGAAGCACTAAAAGAAGGTATTAAATTAGACCAAAAATACAGGGACAATCTGATTAAAGGAATAGAATGGATTAATAAGGAAGGTTCAGTTCAATTAGATAATATACAATACATTTACACTGAAGATAAGGAGAAAAAGCGCCTGGTAGGTACAATATCAAGTATTGGACTTGAACTTGAAATTTTAGACCCAAATAAACCGGTTATAGCCATATCCCGGATGCATGATATAATAAAAATATCTGGAAGAACTACCATGCCCATGATTAAAAAGGGTGTGGATCTTAGTTATGCGCTTGGTGAAGCTGCAAAAAGTTTTAATGGAACAGGCGGCGGCCATACAATTGCTGCAGGTGCTGTAGTGCCCTTTAAAGATATGGATAATTTTATAGATATTGTGGATGAAATTGTGGGAACCCAGATAAAGTGA
- a CDS encoding 30S ribosomal protein S15 gives MAVKPEWIEYSNEEIEELILKLKKEGNSTSMIGIVLRDQYGIPDVKLITGKKITRILEDHGQKLKYPEDLMNLIRRAVNIRDHLEENPKDLHTRRGLRIIESKIRRLVKYYVREGVLPEGWRYDPRSAALLVK, from the coding sequence ATGGCAGTTAAGCCTGAATGGATTGAATATTCAAATGAAGAAATTGAAGAACTAATTTTAAAATTAAAAAAAGAAGGAAACTCCACAAGCATGATAGGAATAGTTCTAAGAGACCAGTACGGAATTCCAGATGTAAAACTCATAACAGGTAAAAAAATAACCAGAATACTTGAAGATCACGGTCAGAAACTTAAATACCCTGAAGATCTCATGAACCTCATAAGAAGGGCTGTTAACATAAGGGACCACCTGGAAGAAAATCCAAAAGACCTTCACACAAGAAGAGGCTTAAGAATCATCGAATCTAAAATAAGAAGATTGGTTAAATACTATGTAAGAGAAGGTGTACTTCCTGAAGGATGGAGATATGACCCAAGAAGCGCAGCGCTCCTTGTTAAATAG
- a CDS encoding XTP/dITP diphosphatase, whose protein sequence is MVKINFITGNEHKVKEARGIFEKFGISLEHTDLGYPEIQGDLEDVARYGAKYAANKLKRPVIVEDAGLFIKALKWFPGTYSSYVQETLGNYGILKLMKDVEDRYAEFRSVVGYCTPKSEPEIFLGTVKGHISYKERGSYGFAYDPLFIPEGFNKTFGELIRSEKNEFSHRRKSLEKFASWLTENADGD, encoded by the coding sequence ATGGTAAAGATAAACTTTATAACAGGGAATGAACACAAAGTAAAAGAAGCCAGAGGAATTTTTGAAAAATTTGGCATTTCACTTGAGCATACAGATCTAGGATACCCTGAAATACAGGGAGACCTTGAAGATGTTGCCAGATACGGCGCAAAATATGCTGCAAACAAGTTAAAAAGACCTGTAATAGTAGAAGATGCTGGTCTTTTTATTAAAGCCCTGAAATGGTTTCCAGGAACTTATTCATCCTATGTGCAGGAAACTTTAGGCAATTATGGTATTTTAAAGCTCATGAAAGATGTTGAAGACAGATACGCCGAGTTCAGGTCGGTTGTTGGGTACTGCACTCCCAAATCCGAGCCCGAGATTTTTTTAGGCACTGTTAAGGGACATATATCATACAAAGAGCGAGGAAGTTATGGATTTGCCTATGACCCGCTTTTTATTCCAGAAGGATTTAATAAAACCTTTGGAGAGCTTATAAGAAGTGAAAAAAATGAATTTTCTCACAGACGTAAATCACTGGAGAAATTTGCATCCTGGTTAACTGAGAATGCAGATGGTGATTAG